From a single Miscanthus floridulus cultivar M001 chromosome 8, ASM1932011v1, whole genome shotgun sequence genomic region:
- the LOC136469587 gene encoding uncharacterized protein, with amino-acid sequence MRQVGEEEPMPHGAKACKSDGAEAPSVAEATEGEAEAPRTSEAEAMETGAPRTTKAKAAGTEAHETTEAGVVGVGMSAAKPAAFEVETEAGQASIPPPAQGPPPLQESAREVEVHSISSDDTSRGKEVADAKAACAVEQLAPTSGEGSSALMRVQPEPRGWDHPRVLWRNRADPEGEPLFALEDAADRGIGTPLSYTTVWWSGRCG; translated from the coding sequence ATGAGGCAAGTGGGGGAGGAGGAGCCTATGCCCCATGGGGCCAAGGCTTGCaagtcagatggggccgaggcgccctcagttgccgaggccaccgagggtgaggcCGAGGCCCCTCGGACTTCCGAGGCCGAGGCAATGGAGACCGGGGCGCCTAGGACTACCAAGGCTAAAGCGGCGGGGACCGAAGCCCACGAGACCACCGAGGCTGGGGTGGTGGGGGTCGGCATGAGCGCGGCGAAGCCAGCGGCCTTTGAAGTGGAGACGGAGGCGGGGCAAGCCTCAATACCTCCGCCGGCCCAAGGCCCGCCGCCGTTGCAGGAGAGCGctcgggaagtggaggtccattcgatctcctcggATGATACTTCtagggggaaggaggtggcagatGCCAAGGCGGCCTGTGCTGTGGAGCAGCTGGCTCCgacctctggcgagggaagctcggccctcatgcgggtacaacccgagccccgtgggtgggatcacccacgtgtcttgtggcggaacagggccgaccctgagggggagcctctatttgccCTCGAGGATGCGGCTGACAGGGGCATTGGGACACCTTTGAGCTATACCACCGTCTGGTGGAGCGGTCGCTGCGGATAG